In Nicotiana tabacum cultivar K326 chromosome 2, ASM71507v2, whole genome shotgun sequence, the following proteins share a genomic window:
- the LOC107789739 gene encoding butanoate--CoA ligase AAE1-like — protein sequence MNNFFKSSKLAHKFFNGFNRVQLKKTQSVRHLSQLTGNIETELRKISENYVPLTPISFLERAVDVFRDRTSVVFGSSVKYTWENTHSRCLKLASALVQLGISRGDVVATLAPNVPAMQELHFAVLMAGAVICTLNTRLDSAMIADLLNHSEAKIIFVDQHLVQISQQAISLLSKDKTIKPPMLVLIPESENPSPPIPETLSSNNIHEYENLLASGSSNFTIKWPKTEFDPISINYTSGTTSGSKGVVYNHRGAYLNTIAMFLVCGMGPMPTYLWTVPMFHCNGWCLTWGMAAIGGTNVCLRHISAKNIFESISLYKVTHMGAVPTVTGSRFHIR from the exons ATGAATAACTTCTTCAAAAGCTCTAAATTGGCTCACAAGTTCTTTAATGGCTTCAACCGAGTCCAACTCAAGAAAACTCAGAGTGTTCGCCACCTGTCCCAACTTACTGGAAATATTGAAACCGAATTACGtaaaatttcagaaaattatgTTCCATTGACACCCATAAGTTTTTTGGAGAGAGCAGTAGATGTTTTTAGAGATAGAACTTCAGTTGTGTTTGGTTCTTCTGTGAAGTACACTTGGGAAAATACACATTCTAGGTGTCTAAAACTTGCTTCAGCTTTGGTTCAGTTAGGAATTTCTCGTGGAGATGTG GTAGCAACTCTGGCTCCCAACGTACCAGCGATGCAGGAATTGCATTTTGCAGTACTAATGGCTGGAGCAGTTATTTGTACATTAAATACACGCCTTGATTCAGCAATGATAGCTGACTTACTAAATCATTCAGAAGCCAAAATCATATTCGTTGATCAACATTTGGTCCAAATTTCTCAACAAGCAATCAGTCTTCTTTCAAAAGACAAAACAATTAAACCACCAATGCTTGTTCTTATTCCTGAATCCGAGAATCCCTCGCCTCCTATACCTGAGACATTGTCGTCTAATAACATTCATGAATACGAAAATCTTTTGGCAAGTGGGAGTAGCAATTTTACAATAAAATGGCCAAAAACTGAATTTGATCCAATCAGTATAAATTATACTTCCGGCACAACTTCAGGATCCAAGGGAGTTGTGTACAATCACAGAGGCGCGTATCTCAACACTATTGCTATGTTTCTAGTTTGTGGAATGGGTCCGATGCCTACATACCTTTGGACAGTTCCCATGTTTCACTGCAATGGATGGTGTTTGACTTGGGGAATGGCTGCAATTGGTGGCACAAATGTTTGCCTTAGGCATATCTCTgctaaaaatatatttgaaagtaTTTCTCTCTACAAAGTCACACATATGGGCGCAGTACCAACCGTGACAG GAAGCCGCTTCCACATAAGGTGA